The following coding sequences lie in one Arthrobacter sp. PGP41 genomic window:
- a CDS encoding recombinase family protein, with product MQDVTSVKDLAVVVPAKSKVIGQATAGSPRGASQSGENTRRNLAESTRVFAGSLLGYCRVSRTDQDLRRQIDVLEEAGCERIFRDHGVSGSLTARPGLDELLAYARPGDTIVVQALDRLGRNTRHLLTLVDHLHERQVSLRILTLGVDTATPAGQLVMTVMSGLAAMEKAVLVERVQSGLESARKRGRVGGRPPALSDERKHEVVRMRASGRTVAEIARLMVTSERTVRRVLGGATAESDR from the coding sequence ATGCAAGATGTGACGAGTGTGAAAGACCTTGCCGTAGTCGTTCCGGCGAAATCGAAAGTTATTGGCCAAGCGACTGCCGGTAGTCCCAGGGGCGCTTCGCAGTCCGGCGAAAACACCCGGCGGAACCTAGCCGAGTCGACCCGGGTTTTTGCCGGTTCGCTCCTCGGCTATTGCCGGGTGTCCCGCACGGATCAGGATCTTCGCCGACAAATCGACGTACTGGAAGAAGCGGGCTGCGAGCGGATTTTTAGGGATCACGGGGTCTCGGGAAGTTTGACAGCTCGTCCCGGTCTCGATGAGCTGCTCGCTTATGCTCGACCCGGTGACACGATAGTAGTCCAGGCGCTGGACCGCCTCGGGAGGAATACACGGCATTTGCTCACACTCGTGGACCACCTCCACGAACGCCAGGTATCGCTTCGTATCCTCACGTTGGGTGTGGATACGGCGACGCCGGCCGGACAGCTCGTCATGACCGTGATGTCAGGACTGGCGGCTATGGAAAAAGCTGTTCTAGTAGAAAGAGTGCAGTCGGGGCTCGAATCGGCGCGGAAGCGAGGCCGCGTAGGAGGCCGCCCTCCCGCGTTGTCTGACGAACGAAAGCACGAGGTCGTCCGAATGAGAGCCAGCGGCCGAACTGTCGCCGAGATTGCGAGGCTAATGGTCACAAGCGAACGGACCGTTCGTCGCGTCCTCGGTGGGGCGACGGCTGAAAGCGACCGATGA